The proteins below are encoded in one region of Bosea sp. BIWAKO-01:
- a CDS encoding cytochrome c3 family protein, with amino-acid sequence MGKLKALFLRAWNLAVWFWRVISRPSAYLSLGFLTLGGFICGVIFWGGFNTALEVTNTEKFCTSCHEMRDNVYQELTQTIHFSNRSGVRASCPDCHVPHQWTDKIARKMQASKEVWGKIFGTISTRQKFLDHRLELAKHEWARLKANDSLECRNCHSTVAMDFTKQTRRAAEIHSRFLIPKEKTCIDCHKGIAHLLPDMTGIEPGWKEAPELQGKGSASWHGPEHELRAYLASIETR; translated from the coding sequence ATGGGTAAGCTGAAGGCTCTCTTCCTGCGCGCGTGGAACCTCGCGGTCTGGTTCTGGCGGGTCATCAGCCGGCCCAGCGCCTATCTATCCCTGGGCTTCCTGACGCTCGGCGGCTTCATCTGCGGCGTCATCTTCTGGGGCGGCTTCAACACGGCGCTCGAGGTCACCAACACCGAGAAATTCTGCACCTCCTGTCACGAGATGCGCGACAACGTCTACCAGGAGCTGACCCAGACCATCCATTTCTCCAACCGCTCTGGTGTGCGCGCGAGCTGCCCCGATTGCCATGTCCCCCATCAATGGACTGACAAGATCGCCCGCAAGATGCAGGCTTCGAAAGAGGTCTGGGGCAAGATCTTCGGCACGATCTCGACACGCCAGAAATTCCTCGACCACCGGCTCGAACTCGCCAAGCATGAATGGGCGCGGTTGAAGGCGAACGACTCGCTGGAATGCCGGAATTGCCATTCCACCGTCGCGATGGATTTTACCAAGCAGACGCGACGGGCGGCCGAGATCCACAGCCGTTTCCTGATCCCGAAGGAGAAGACCTGCATCGATTGCCACAAGGGCATCGCCCATCTCCTGCCCGACATGACCGGCATCGAGCCCGGCTGGAAGGAAGCACCCGAGCTGCAGGGCAAGGGCAGCGCCTCCTGGCACGGCCCCGAGCACGAACTGCGTGCTTATCTCGCCAGCATCGAGACGCGTTGA
- the ctlX gene encoding citrulline utilization hydrolase CtlX, with amino-acid sequence MQKLSVQAPRSVVMIRPHHFRPNPATAADNLFQGTDAARSASAIAAEAHREVTRAAARLEEAGIAVHLFEDEGNATPDSVFPNNWFSTHSGGHVALYPMFSPSRRKERRHDVIEMLKHRYRVQDVIDYSGLEQDGVYLEGTGAMVLDHIERVAYAARSNRTNEVALERFCTHFNFEPVVFDAVDAAGRAIYHTNVLMCIGTEFCLIGLATIRDAARRSEIAERLAEGRTVIDLDHGQINAFAGNAIELQGRDGRVVALSSRALQALRPEQRATLEGLATLLPLDVPTIELAGGSVRCMLAGIHLATRGALQAAA; translated from the coding sequence ATGCAAAAGCTCTCCGTCCAGGCGCCGCGCAGCGTCGTGATGATCCGTCCCCATCACTTCAGGCCGAACCCGGCGACGGCCGCCGATAATCTCTTTCAGGGCACCGATGCCGCGCGCAGCGCCTCTGCCATCGCCGCCGAAGCGCATCGTGAAGTGACGCGTGCTGCGGCGCGGCTGGAGGAGGCCGGCATCGCCGTGCACCTCTTCGAGGACGAGGGCAACGCGACGCCCGATTCCGTCTTCCCGAACAACTGGTTCTCGACCCATTCCGGCGGCCATGTCGCGCTCTATCCGATGTTCTCGCCGAGCCGGCGCAAGGAGCGGCGGCACGACGTCATCGAGATGCTGAAGCATCGCTATCGCGTCCAGGACGTGATCGACTATTCCGGACTGGAGCAGGACGGGGTCTATCTCGAAGGCACCGGTGCGATGGTCCTCGATCATATCGAGCGCGTCGCTTATGCCGCGCGCTCGAACCGCACCAACGAGGTGGCGCTGGAGCGCTTCTGCACGCATTTCAATTTCGAGCCGGTGGTCTTCGATGCGGTCGATGCCGCGGGCCGGGCGATCTATCACACCAATGTCCTGATGTGCATCGGCACGGAGTTCTGCCTGATCGGATTGGCCACCATTCGCGATGCCGCGCGCCGTAGCGAGATTGCGGAGCGGCTGGCCGAAGGGCGCACCGTCATCGATCTCGACCACGGGCAGATCAACGCGTTCGCTGGCAATGCAATCGAGCTGCAGGGCAGGGACGGTCGCGTCGTGGCGCTGTCGTCACGTGCCTTGCAGGCTCTTCGCCCGGAACAGCGTGCGACGTTGGAAGGTCTTGCGACCCTGCTGCCACTCGACGTGCCGACGATCGAGCTCGCGGGTGGCTCGGTGCGCTGCATGCTGGCCGGCATCCATCTCGCAACGCGCGGCGCGCTCCAAGCTGCGGCCTGA
- a CDS encoding ornithine cyclodeaminase has product MVQYVGVENMVRLIAAIGIEPYLIGLAGYIEEDFRRWSLFEKAPRVASHSADGVIELMPTSDGELYGFKYVNGHPKNTRTGLQTVTAFGVLSDVETGYPRLLSEMTITTALRTAATSAVAARYLAREDAAVMAIIGLGSQSEFQALAFKALNGIRRLQVYDIDPAATAKFRANLAGHGFEIEVASSAEAAVLGADIITTVTADKLKATILSDNMIGAGVHINAVGGDCPGKTELQRDILLRAEVFVEFPEQTRIEGEIQQMEPDFPVTELWRVIVGETKGRRTEDQITIFDSVGFATEDFSALRYLRDQVEGTDYYDEIDLLTEPEDPRNLFGLLSAPAAAPRAVLGAR; this is encoded by the coding sequence ATGGTTCAGTATGTAGGCGTCGAGAACATGGTTCGGCTTATCGCTGCCATCGGCATCGAGCCTTATCTGATTGGCCTTGCGGGCTATATCGAGGAGGATTTTCGGCGCTGGTCCCTGTTCGAGAAGGCGCCGCGCGTCGCCAGCCATTCTGCCGACGGCGTGATCGAGCTGATGCCGACCAGCGACGGCGAGCTCTACGGCTTCAAATATGTCAACGGGCACCCCAAAAACACGCGCACCGGCCTGCAGACAGTGACGGCCTTCGGGGTCCTCTCCGATGTCGAGACCGGATATCCGCGCCTGCTCTCCGAAATGACGATCACCACGGCGCTGCGGACCGCCGCGACCTCGGCCGTTGCCGCGCGTTATCTTGCCCGTGAGGATGCCGCGGTGATGGCGATCATCGGCCTCGGCTCGCAGTCGGAGTTCCAGGCGCTGGCCTTCAAGGCGCTCAACGGCATCCGGCGGCTGCAGGTCTACGATATCGATCCGGCTGCGACCGCGAAGTTCAGGGCCAATCTCGCGGGGCACGGGTTTGAGATCGAGGTGGCGAGCAGCGCCGAAGCGGCCGTACTTGGCGCCGATATCATCACCACTGTCACAGCCGACAAGCTCAAGGCGACGATCCTCTCCGACAACATGATCGGTGCCGGCGTGCACATCAACGCCGTCGGCGGCGATTGTCCGGGCAAGACCGAGCTGCAGCGCGACATCCTGCTGCGCGCTGAGGTCTTCGTCGAATTTCCAGAGCAGACCCGGATCGAAGGCGAGATCCAGCAGATGGAGCCGGATTTCCCGGTCACGGAACTCTGGCGTGTGATCGTCGGCGAGACCAAGGGGCGCCGCACCGAGGACCAGATCACCATCTTCGATTCCGTCGGCTTCGCCACGGAGGATTTTTCGGCCCTGCGCTATCTGCGCGACCAGGTCGAGGGCACCGACTATTATGATGAGATCGACCTCCTCACCGAGCCGGAAGATCCGCGCAACCTGTTCGGCCTGCTGAGCGCGCCGGCCGCCGCTCCTCGTGCCGTTCTCGGAGCGCGATGA
- a CDS encoding Lrp/AsnC family transcriptional regulator, with protein sequence MHVFDELDHRLIGALREDGRAPISKLATILAVSRATVQTRLDRLIESGAVLGFTVRSRQDYDDKAIRAIMMIEVTGRSTTAVIRQMRGLPELHSLHTTNGTWDLIAEIRASSLSDFDRVLREVRTIDGILNSETSILLSSV encoded by the coding sequence ATGCATGTCTTTGACGAACTCGACCACCGCCTGATCGGTGCTCTACGCGAGGACGGGCGCGCCCCGATCTCGAAGCTCGCCACCATTCTCGCTGTCTCGCGCGCGACGGTGCAGACCCGGCTCGACCGGCTGATCGAGTCGGGCGCGGTGCTCGGTTTCACCGTGCGCTCCCGGCAGGACTATGACGACAAGGCCATTCGGGCGATCATGATGATCGAGGTCACAGGCCGCTCGACGACCGCGGTGATCCGGCAGATGCGCGGCCTGCCGGAACTGCATTCGCTGCACACGACCAATGGAACCTGGGACCTGATCGCAGAGATCCGCGCCTCCAGCCTCAGCGATTTCGATCGCGTGCTGCGCGAAGTGCGCACCATCGATGGTATTCTCAACAGCGAAACCAGCATTCTGCTCAGCTCGGTATAG
- a CDS encoding patatin-like phospholipase family protein: MTAMLALWTAACAAPANLPSNAPLRQDPAPAARLSAGVPARTRVILAFSGGGARSAAFGYGVLSALAEQPSPGDQTRRLADDIGVVAGVSGGAILAAHLALHGPRALPEFRRAFLDQDAEASLRMAYTPENLLRAYHGGVNDLSGLAAWLDASLYGGATMGDLGQRGRPRLLLHATDLYNRAPFPFDRASFRSICSDYDSFPLAHAVAASSAVPVAFAPVVLQNFTGDCPVARNAPAAVRLPAGSSQFDRHVAESQARYASAPDLRYLKLLDGGLVDNLAVRNLIRSLKQPAPEPLGIAAARYLERLIIIVADASTRVGGEMSSAVEGPTAPSAIVAAADAMIDSASRMSLDALEGEAAHWRDRLVRWRCGGAGAQAGCGRLDVSVVRLSLADVSGQAEKARILQLHNTLSLKSGDVDFLAGLGRSLLLGHEGYRSFVKPARRDGPRHG, encoded by the coding sequence ATGACGGCGATGCTTGCGCTCTGGACCGCAGCCTGTGCCGCGCCCGCCAACCTGCCCTCGAACGCGCCCTTGAGGCAGGACCCTGCTCCCGCAGCACGGCTGTCAGCGGGAGTTCCGGCACGCACCCGCGTGATCCTCGCGTTCTCTGGCGGAGGAGCGCGCTCCGCGGCCTTCGGATATGGCGTGCTGTCGGCATTGGCCGAACAGCCGTCTCCGGGCGATCAGACGCGCAGGCTCGCCGACGATATTGGCGTGGTCGCCGGTGTCTCCGGTGGAGCCATCCTTGCCGCCCATCTGGCCCTGCACGGGCCGCGAGCCTTGCCGGAGTTCCGCCGCGCCTTTCTCGACCAGGACGCAGAAGCGTCGCTGCGCATGGCCTATACGCCCGAGAACCTGCTGCGCGCCTATCACGGCGGCGTCAATGATCTCTCCGGTCTTGCGGCCTGGCTGGATGCCAGCCTGTATGGCGGCGCGACGATGGGCGATCTCGGTCAACGCGGACGACCAAGGCTCCTGCTGCACGCGACCGATCTCTACAACCGGGCGCCGTTCCCGTTCGATCGGGCGAGCTTCCGCTCGATCTGCAGCGACTATGACAGCTTCCCCCTGGCGCACGCGGTCGCGGCCTCGTCCGCGGTGCCGGTCGCCTTCGCTCCGGTCGTCCTGCAGAATTTCACTGGGGACTGTCCCGTTGCCCGGAATGCGCCGGCCGCGGTCCGCCTTCCTGCCGGGAGCTCGCAGTTCGACAGGCATGTTGCGGAGTCCCAGGCGCGATACGCCAGTGCGCCGGATCTCCGCTATCTCAAGCTGCTTGACGGCGGCCTTGTCGACAATCTTGCGGTGCGAAATCTCATCAGATCGCTCAAGCAGCCTGCGCCGGAACCTCTGGGCATCGCTGCCGCGCGGTATCTGGAGCGCCTGATCATCATCGTGGCCGACGCCTCCACGCGTGTCGGTGGTGAAATGTCCAGCGCGGTCGAGGGTCCCACCGCGCCGTCGGCGATCGTTGCGGCTGCCGATGCGATGATCGATAGCGCCAGCCGGATGAGCCTTGACGCGCTGGAAGGGGAGGCAGCGCACTGGCGTGATCGGCTGGTTCGCTGGCGCTGCGGCGGCGCAGGCGCGCAGGCCGGGTGCGGAAGGCTCGATGTCAGCGTGGTGCGGTTGTCCCTCGCAGATGTGAGCGGACAGGCGGAAAAGGCGCGCATTCTCCAACTGCACAATACGCTCAGCCTGAAATCCGGCGATGTCGATTTTCTCGCGGGCCTGGGGCGAAGCCTGCTGCTCGGCCACGAAGGCTATCGCAGCTTCGTCAAACCGGCGCGGCGCGACGGCCCACGCCACGGCTGA
- a CDS encoding HAMP domain-containing sensor histidine kinase, translating to MTWRRAHSLKWRLVRRLLALQAATLSLLVILVIGALYLGGHLFNFESEDVTVDVLKSAVTRDPAGRLVLQTTPALTKLRSDVPDLWFIVRDRLGHTLTEGAPPPHFARIGDALDDVGNARLGWNLGDPPRTNALIRWVDGAAGQIQIATGPGAEAPLSWLVQGLLIVFMSFVLPALVVMGLATIIATPIVVRRALAGLGKVAEQAERIDIERHGERLPTDATPSELTPVVAAVNRALQRLDEGHVRHKRFLGDAAHELRTPIAILQTRLDILPDSAQRARLNEDVARLAVMAEQLLDLQRIDHSTEDFARIDVVTISRRVAADLAPLAIASGYQVAFEADADEVAAWGDQSALERALANLVQNAIQHGGRHGTITIAVGRERTIEVADEGPGVPVEQRDRIFEPFCRLAPRERGAGLGLHLVQEIVRRHSGQIIALDPAAPGARFRITLPPPAIDPSCQGIMLT from the coding sequence ATGACCTGGCGGCGCGCGCATTCGCTGAAATGGCGCCTCGTCCGGCGCCTGCTCGCGTTGCAGGCCGCGACGCTCTCGCTGCTCGTCATCCTGGTCATTGGTGCGCTCTACCTCGGCGGCCATCTGTTCAATTTCGAATCCGAGGATGTGACGGTCGATGTGCTGAAGAGCGCGGTCACGCGCGATCCTGCCGGCAGGCTGGTCCTGCAAACGACGCCTGCGCTGACGAAGCTGCGGTCGGATGTTCCTGATCTCTGGTTCATCGTGCGCGACCGGCTTGGCCATACGCTGACCGAGGGAGCTCCGCCTCCCCATTTTGCACGCATCGGCGACGCGCTCGACGATGTCGGGAATGCGAGGCTCGGCTGGAATCTTGGCGATCCCCCGCGCACGAATGCACTGATCCGCTGGGTCGATGGCGCTGCGGGCCAGATCCAGATTGCAACCGGGCCGGGGGCAGAGGCGCCGCTGAGCTGGCTTGTTCAGGGGCTCCTGATCGTCTTCATGAGCTTCGTTCTTCCCGCCCTTGTGGTCATGGGCCTGGCGACGATCATTGCAACGCCCATCGTCGTGCGCAGGGCGCTTGCCGGTCTTGGAAAGGTGGCGGAGCAGGCCGAGCGGATCGATATCGAACGGCACGGCGAACGCCTGCCGACAGACGCCACCCCGAGCGAATTGACCCCGGTCGTCGCTGCGGTCAACCGCGCCCTGCAGAGGCTCGACGAAGGCCATGTGCGGCACAAACGCTTTCTCGGTGACGCTGCGCATGAACTGCGGACGCCGATCGCGATCTTGCAGACGCGGCTCGATATCCTGCCGGACTCAGCTCAGCGGGCGCGGCTTAACGAAGACGTGGCGCGGCTCGCCGTCATGGCGGAACAGTTGCTCGACCTTCAACGGATCGATCACAGCACCGAGGATTTTGCCAGGATCGATGTCGTGACGATCAGCCGGCGTGTCGCCGCCGACCTTGCTCCGCTGGCGATCGCCTCAGGCTATCAGGTGGCTTTCGAGGCTGACGCGGATGAGGTTGCAGCATGGGGCGACCAGTCCGCGCTTGAACGGGCGCTGGCCAACCTCGTGCAGAATGCAATCCAGCACGGCGGACGCCACGGCACGATCACGATCGCTGTCGGGCGCGAGCGGACGATCGAGGTCGCCGACGAGGGGCCTGGCGTGCCGGTCGAGCAGCGCGACCGCATTTTCGAGCCGTTCTGCCGGCTGGCGCCGCGCGAGCGGGGAGCGGGATTGGGGCTGCACCTCGTCCAGGAGATCGTTCGGCGCCATTCCGGTCAGATCATCGCCCTCGATCCGGCCGCGCCCGGCGCGCGCTTCCGGATTACATTACCGCCGCCGGCGATTGATCCCTCCTGCCAGGGCATAATGCTGACATAA
- a CDS encoding response regulator transcription factor: MRILLVEDEPEMAAALRAALAQHDMVVDHVTTLAEGEEAIATAAHCAILLDRQLPDGDGLTLIPRLRAYRQIAPVIVLTARGDLGDRVKGLDTGADDYLAKPFAIDELLARLRAVLRRAPVMAPDRIRAGRLDYDWQDRCASIDGVGLELPRRELLVLEALLRRRGRTVQRAALEEAVYGFDDEIQSNALDMHVSNLRRKLTKAGAGLEIHGIRGVGYLLKHAA, translated from the coding sequence ATGCGCATTCTCCTGGTGGAAGACGAGCCGGAAATGGCGGCGGCGCTTCGCGCAGCCCTGGCCCAGCACGACATGGTCGTCGACCACGTAACCACGCTGGCGGAAGGGGAGGAGGCGATCGCGACTGCGGCGCACTGCGCAATTCTGCTCGACCGGCAATTGCCGGACGGCGACGGCCTGACGCTGATCCCGAGGCTTCGTGCCTACAGGCAGATCGCGCCGGTGATCGTGCTGACCGCGCGGGGCGACCTCGGGGACCGGGTCAAGGGTCTGGACACCGGAGCCGATGACTATCTCGCCAAGCCGTTTGCGATCGACGAGTTGCTGGCTCGGCTGCGCGCCGTGCTCCGCCGTGCGCCGGTGATGGCTCCCGATCGGATACGGGCAGGGCGCCTCGATTATGATTGGCAAGATCGCTGCGCGAGCATTGATGGTGTTGGGCTCGAATTGCCGCGCCGGGAGCTGCTGGTGCTGGAGGCCCTTTTGCGCCGACGTGGGCGCACGGTGCAGCGCGCCGCGCTGGAGGAGGCGGTCTACGGCTTCGATGACGAAATCCAATCGAATGCGCTCGACATGCATGTGTCGAACCTGCGTCGGAAGCTGACGAAGGCGGGCGCCGGCCTCGAGATCCACGGAATTCGCGGCGTCGGTTATCTCCTCAAACACGCGGCATGA
- the gcvA gene encoding transcriptional regulator GcvA — protein sequence MTRRHLPPLTSLRAFEAAARHLNFEKAGDELAVTASAVGQQVRSLEAWLRRSLFTRLPSKGVALTAVGERYAATVSLLLDQLNEATARALRPDAPNILTVSTLPSFALSWLIPRLGSLKERHPDLEVRVSISTSLTDFEGEDVDVAIRSGRGIYPGLRTDLLMEENFFPVCSTTLLDDPERPLREPADLRHHTLLHENPEGILDYVTWPRWLAAVGLPDIDATRGPRFSHMFLALQAAASGQGIALATNVLIGDYLDAGRLVRPFPHQVRGPHQYYLVCPEISAERPAIAAFRAWICGEAAAHRALVTP from the coding sequence ATGACGCGTCGCCACCTTCCGCCCTTGACCTCTCTGCGCGCTTTCGAAGCCGCAGCCCGGCACCTCAACTTCGAGAAGGCCGGGGACGAACTCGCCGTCACCGCCAGTGCGGTCGGCCAGCAGGTGAGATCGCTTGAGGCCTGGCTGCGCCGCTCTCTCTTTACGCGCCTGCCGAGCAAGGGCGTCGCCCTGACAGCCGTCGGGGAACGCTACGCCGCGACCGTTTCGCTGCTGCTCGATCAGCTCAACGAGGCCACGGCGCGCGCCTTACGGCCCGATGCGCCCAATATTCTGACTGTCAGCACATTGCCGAGCTTCGCCTTGAGCTGGCTGATCCCCCGCCTCGGTTCGCTGAAGGAGCGCCACCCCGATCTCGAGGTGCGTGTGTCGATCTCGACGAGTCTGACCGATTTTGAAGGCGAGGATGTCGACGTGGCGATCCGCTCCGGCCGCGGCATCTACCCCGGACTGCGCACGGACCTGCTGATGGAAGAGAACTTCTTTCCCGTTTGCAGCACCACTCTTCTCGATGATCCCGAACGGCCTTTGCGCGAGCCAGCGGATTTGCGCCATCACACCCTGCTGCATGAGAATCCGGAGGGAATACTCGACTATGTCACCTGGCCGCGCTGGCTGGCCGCGGTCGGTTTGCCAGACATCGACGCGACGCGGGGACCGCGCTTCTCGCATATGTTCCTCGCTTTGCAGGCCGCCGCCTCGGGCCAGGGAATAGCCCTCGCCACCAATGTCCTGATCGGGGACTATCTTGATGCGGGGCGCCTCGTCCGGCCCTTCCCGCATCAGGTCAGAGGGCCGCATCAATATTATCTGGTCTGCCCCGAGATCTCAGCCGAAAGGCCGGCCATTGCGGCCTTTCGGGCCTGGATATGCGGCGAAGCTGCCGCCCACCGCGCGCTGGTGACACCATGA
- a CDS encoding DUF1127 domain-containing protein, producing MSTRPAIENLLPLPAAPSIHGLSRLLLRLETWLNAKASARALYRMDDRALSDIALSRSDVERVNATVRLPD from the coding sequence ATGTCGACCAGGCCAGCCATAGAAAACCTTCTGCCACTCCCTGCCGCGCCGTCGATTCACGGCCTATCGCGCCTGCTGCTGCGTCTTGAAACCTGGCTTAACGCCAAAGCCAGCGCACGCGCGCTCTACCGCATGGATGACCGCGCATTGTCAGATATCGCGCTCTCCCGCAGCGACGTGGAACGCGTCAATGCCACGGTCCGGCTGCCGGATTGA
- a CDS encoding cytochrome c — translation MTLRVIGASAFGLCLAGVALTGVALATPKTYQLPAETAVLKPGPGPGFEAAKNNCMSCHSVDYVNFQPPKKGQAFWDAEVQKMIKVYRAPIDEADAKAIAEYLAKTY, via the coding sequence ATGACCTTGCGCGTCATTGGGGCGTCGGCTTTCGGGCTCTGCCTTGCCGGTGTGGCGTTGACCGGGGTGGCGCTGGCAACGCCGAAAACCTATCAGCTGCCGGCTGAAACAGCGGTGCTCAAGCCGGGCCCTGGTCCCGGCTTCGAGGCGGCAAAGAACAACTGCATGTCGTGCCACTCGGTCGACTATGTCAACTTCCAGCCGCCGAAGAAGGGGCAGGCCTTCTGGGACGCCGAGGTGCAGAAGATGATCAAGGTCTACCGAGCCCCGATCGACGAGGCCGATGCGAAGGCGATCGCCGAGTACCTGGCCAAAACCTATTGA
- a CDS encoding molybdopterin-dependent oxidoreductase: MFNRRQMLKAAGRAVLGLGVAVGEGAGLAAFAAETVRLPFDNGERSLVAYPGKRPLIELTARPPQLETPFGVFNDGLLTPNDAFFVRYHLADIPTEIDPDAFRIAITGKVDKPLSISLQDLKTGFEPVEIIAVNQCSGNSRGLFEPRVAGGQLANGAMGNARWRGVPLKAVLDKAGVQAGSVQVSFDGLDGPVIPDTPDFIKALDIDHARDGEVMLAYAMNGEDLPWLNGFPVRLVVPGYFGTYWVKHLREIAVLDKTFDGFWMTSAYRIPANACACTEPGKAPTATVPINRFSVRSFITSVQSGATVRANADVVLRGIAFDGGYGVTDVAISPDGGKSWLAATLGENLGRYSFREWKAAVRLPKGEHVLMVRATNRIGQSQPIEPLWNPAGYMRNVVETTRVMAA, from the coding sequence ATGTTCAACAGACGGCAAATGCTCAAAGCGGCGGGGCGCGCCGTGTTGGGGCTGGGGGTGGCAGTCGGCGAGGGCGCAGGCCTTGCTGCCTTCGCAGCCGAGACGGTGAGGCTCCCTTTCGACAATGGCGAGCGGTCGCTCGTCGCTTATCCCGGCAAACGCCCGCTGATTGAATTGACGGCGCGCCCGCCCCAGCTCGAAACCCCGTTCGGCGTGTTCAATGACGGGCTTCTGACCCCGAACGATGCGTTCTTCGTGCGCTACCATCTGGCGGATATCCCGACCGAGATCGATCCGGACGCCTTCCGCATCGCGATCACGGGCAAGGTCGACAAGCCGTTATCGATATCGCTTCAGGACCTGAAGACGGGGTTCGAGCCTGTCGAGATCATCGCGGTGAACCAGTGCTCCGGTAACAGCCGCGGCCTGTTCGAGCCGCGCGTCGCCGGCGGTCAGCTCGCCAACGGCGCGATGGGCAATGCCCGCTGGAGGGGCGTGCCGCTCAAGGCTGTGCTCGACAAGGCGGGTGTCCAGGCCGGTTCGGTGCAGGTGTCCTTCGACGGCCTCGACGGCCCGGTGATCCCCGACACTCCGGATTTCATCAAGGCGCTCGACATCGACCATGCCCGCGATGGCGAGGTCATGCTGGCCTACGCCATGAACGGCGAGGATCTGCCCTGGCTCAATGGCTTCCCGGTGCGCCTGGTCGTGCCGGGCTATTTCGGAACCTATTGGGTCAAGCATCTCCGCGAGATCGCCGTGCTCGACAAGACCTTCGACGGGTTCTGGATGACGTCGGCCTATCGCATCCCTGCCAATGCCTGTGCCTGCACCGAGCCCGGCAAGGCCCCGACCGCGACCGTGCCGATCAACCGCTTCAGCGTCCGCTCCTTCATCACCAGCGTGCAAAGCGGGGCAACGGTGAGGGCCAATGCAGATGTCGTGCTGCGCGGCATTGCCTTTGACGGTGGCTATGGCGTCACCGATGTCGCGATTTCGCCAGATGGTGGAAAATCCTGGCTTGCGGCGACGCTTGGCGAAAATCTCGGAAGATACTCCTTCCGCGAATGGAAGGCCGCGGTCCGGCTGCCCAAGGGTGAGCATGTGCTGATGGTCAGGGCGACCAACCGGATCGGCCAATCGCAGCCGATCGAGCCCTTGTGGAATCCGGCGGGCTATATGCGCAATGTCGTCGAGACGACGCGCGTGATGGCCGCGTGA
- a CDS encoding helix-turn-helix transcriptional regulator, with translation MSGRTLARTRTDLSAFLMRRRKKLTPVDAGLPSTGQRRTPGLRREELAALAGVGLTWYTWFEQGRDIQVSEGFLLKVAKALKLDDAECSHLFLLAHRRPPPPEAYQWPSVSPLIQNLLDDLVTRPAYVTNLRWDVVAWNAAANDVFGFADREQRDRNVMRLVFADPAFRQRLPQWREEAPKLLAQFRGDLAAVPDDPAMLVLVDELKTLSPDFRRWLEQPSMESYARGIGAILDSDGTELSFMHEMLTVDEYRHLKMVVYFRQ, from the coding sequence TTGTCCGGTCGTACCCTTGCGCGCACGCGAACCGACCTCTCTGCCTTCCTGATGCGTCGCAGGAAAAAGCTCACGCCAGTCGATGCGGGCCTGCCCTCGACCGGCCAACGCCGCACGCCGGGGCTCCGGCGGGAGGAGCTGGCGGCACTCGCGGGCGTCGGCCTGACCTGGTACACATGGTTTGAGCAGGGCCGAGACATCCAGGTCTCGGAAGGCTTTCTGCTCAAGGTGGCGAAGGCCCTGAAACTGGACGATGCCGAGTGCAGCCATCTGTTCCTGCTTGCACACAGACGACCTCCGCCACCTGAAGCCTATCAATGGCCGTCCGTCAGCCCGCTCATCCAGAATTTGCTGGATGATCTCGTGACGCGACCAGCCTATGTCACCAACTTGCGTTGGGATGTCGTTGCCTGGAATGCGGCCGCGAACGATGTCTTCGGCTTCGCTGACCGCGAGCAACGGGACCGCAATGTCATGCGCCTGGTCTTTGCCGATCCGGCGTTCCGCCAACGCCTTCCCCAGTGGCGCGAGGAAGCGCCGAAGCTGCTCGCGCAATTTCGTGGTGATCTGGCCGCGGTTCCAGACGATCCGGCGATGTTAGTTCTGGTCGATGAACTGAAGACGCTGTCGCCGGATTTCCGCCGTTGGCTCGAGCAACCGAGCATGGAGAGCTACGCTCGGGGCATCGGGGCCATTCTGGATTCAGATGGCACTGAGCTCAGCTTCATGCACGAGATGCTGACTGTGGACGAGTACCGGCACCTCAAGATGGTCGTCTATTTCCGGCAGTAG